The proteins below are encoded in one region of Poecile atricapillus isolate bPoeAtr1 chromosome 33, bPoeAtr1.hap1, whole genome shotgun sequence:
- the LOC131590568 gene encoding splicing factor, arginine/serine-rich 19-like isoform X1, whose protein sequence is MRPPGEEEEEEEEAVPEFPWKSRNDSGWKRPRRSPAPPGISRALWGSSGGVFVLPWDRGWGWRGPGGPAPASIGEFEPRLPQFRPDSKGNEIPPGSGCAGLARADRAGNVKTGKRLSSSQLIPAHPSPLPVPSGRPALSGTGTPPPENLELPESLEPPQILEPPHIAPGPCGGVPAGVPPPRRRCVSVLEPGTAWDEEEEEEEEEEEERGPAVSLRRSGTLRGSLDPFRRHSWEPGKEPRGIPGYDQLSGSPELGSSAEQLGGLWRHRRDPRRAPLVHSSDELDSLLSQDEEDEADVRRAQEDARRLPAPLAWPRSRGWSRSKSASLGVIASVPGEEAAKIPPFASQQSLVSG, encoded by the exons ATGAGACCCCcgggtgaggaggaggaggaggaggaggaggcggttCCAGAATTCCCTTGGAAATCACGGAATgattcaggctggaaaagacctcggAGGTCACCGGCTCCACCTGGAATATCTCGGGCACTTTGGGGCTCCTCGGGAGGAGTTTTTGTCCTGCCCTGGGATCGcggctggggctggagaggacCCGGAGGCCCCGCTCCCGCCTCCATTGGGGAATTCGAGCCCCGACTTCCCCAATTCCGCCCCGATTCCAAAG GAAATGAAATCCCGCCTGGATccggctgtgctgggctggccCGAG ctgACCGGGCTGGGAATGTAAAAACAGGAAAACGGCTGagctcatcccagctcatcccagctcatcccagtcccctccctgtccccagcggG CGTCCGGCCCtgagcggcaccgggacccccccccccgaAAACCTGGAGCTCCCCGAGAGCCTggagcccccccaaatcctggagcCCCCCCACATCGCCCCCGGGCCCTGCGGGGGGGTCCCCGCGGGGGTCCCGCCCCCGAGGCGCCGCTGCGTGTCCGTCCTGGAGCCCGGCACGGcctgggatgaggaggaggaggaggaggaggaggaggaggaagagcgggGCCCCGCGGTGTCCCTGCGGAGATCCGGGACGCTCCGGGGCTCCCTGGACCCTTTCCGCCGGCACAGCTGGGAGCCGGGGAAGGAGCCGCGGGGCATCCCGGGCTACGACCAGCTCAG cGGGAGCCCCGAGCTCGGCTCCAGCGCGGAgcagctgggggggctctggcGGCACCGCCGGGACCCCCGGAGAGCCCCCCTGGTGCACAGCAGCGACGAGCTGGACTCGCTGCTCTCGCAGGACGAGGAGGACGAGGCCGATGTGAGGCGGGCACAG GAGGACGCGCGGAGGCTCCCGGCGCCCCTGGCCTGGCCCCGCTCCCGGGGCTGGTCCCGCTCCAAATCCGCGTCGCTCGGTGTCATCGCCAGTGTCCCCGGCGAGGAGG ctgccAAAATTCCCCCGTTCgcctcccagcagagcctggtcAGCGGGTGa
- the LOC131590568 gene encoding splicing factor, arginine/serine-rich 19-like isoform X3 has product MSGNEIPPGSGCAGLARADRAGNVKTGKRLSSSQLIPAHPSPLPVPSGRPALSGTGTPPPENLELPESLEPPQILEPPHIAPGPCGGVPAGVPPPRRRCVSVLEPGTAWDEEEEEEEEEEEERGPAVSLRRSGTLRGSLDPFRRHSWEPGKEPRGIPGYDQLSGSPELGSSAEQLGGLWRHRRDPRRAPLVHSSDELDSLLSQDEEDEADVRRAQEDARRLPAPLAWPRSRGWSRSKSASLGVIASVPGEEAAKIPPFASQQSLVSG; this is encoded by the exons ATGTCGG GAAATGAAATCCCGCCTGGATccggctgtgctgggctggccCGAG ctgACCGGGCTGGGAATGTAAAAACAGGAAAACGGCTGagctcatcccagctcatcccagctcatcccagtcccctccctgtccccagcggG CGTCCGGCCCtgagcggcaccgggacccccccccccgaAAACCTGGAGCTCCCCGAGAGCCTggagcccccccaaatcctggagcCCCCCCACATCGCCCCCGGGCCCTGCGGGGGGGTCCCCGCGGGGGTCCCGCCCCCGAGGCGCCGCTGCGTGTCCGTCCTGGAGCCCGGCACGGcctgggatgaggaggaggaggaggaggaggaggaggaggaagagcgggGCCCCGCGGTGTCCCTGCGGAGATCCGGGACGCTCCGGGGCTCCCTGGACCCTTTCCGCCGGCACAGCTGGGAGCCGGGGAAGGAGCCGCGGGGCATCCCGGGCTACGACCAGCTCAG cGGGAGCCCCGAGCTCGGCTCCAGCGCGGAgcagctgggggggctctggcGGCACCGCCGGGACCCCCGGAGAGCCCCCCTGGTGCACAGCAGCGACGAGCTGGACTCGCTGCTCTCGCAGGACGAGGAGGACGAGGCCGATGTGAGGCGGGCACAG GAGGACGCGCGGAGGCTCCCGGCGCCCCTGGCCTGGCCCCGCTCCCGGGGCTGGTCCCGCTCCAAATCCGCGTCGCTCGGTGTCATCGCCAGTGTCCCCGGCGAGGAGG ctgccAAAATTCCCCCGTTCgcctcccagcagagcctggtcAGCGGGTGa
- the LOC131590568 gene encoding splicing factor, arginine/serine-rich 19-like isoform X2, translating into MIPDIPGNEIPPGSGCAGLARADRAGNVKTGKRLSSSQLIPAHPSPLPVPSGRPALSGTGTPPPENLELPESLEPPQILEPPHIAPGPCGGVPAGVPPPRRRCVSVLEPGTAWDEEEEEEEEEEEERGPAVSLRRSGTLRGSLDPFRRHSWEPGKEPRGIPGYDQLSGSPELGSSAEQLGGLWRHRRDPRRAPLVHSSDELDSLLSQDEEDEADVRRAQEDARRLPAPLAWPRSRGWSRSKSASLGVIASVPGEEAAKIPPFASQQSLVSG; encoded by the exons ATGATCCCGGATATTCCCG GAAATGAAATCCCGCCTGGATccggctgtgctgggctggccCGAG ctgACCGGGCTGGGAATGTAAAAACAGGAAAACGGCTGagctcatcccagctcatcccagctcatcccagtcccctccctgtccccagcggG CGTCCGGCCCtgagcggcaccgggacccccccccccgaAAACCTGGAGCTCCCCGAGAGCCTggagcccccccaaatcctggagcCCCCCCACATCGCCCCCGGGCCCTGCGGGGGGGTCCCCGCGGGGGTCCCGCCCCCGAGGCGCCGCTGCGTGTCCGTCCTGGAGCCCGGCACGGcctgggatgaggaggaggaggaggaggaggaggaggaggaagagcgggGCCCCGCGGTGTCCCTGCGGAGATCCGGGACGCTCCGGGGCTCCCTGGACCCTTTCCGCCGGCACAGCTGGGAGCCGGGGAAGGAGCCGCGGGGCATCCCGGGCTACGACCAGCTCAG cGGGAGCCCCGAGCTCGGCTCCAGCGCGGAgcagctgggggggctctggcGGCACCGCCGGGACCCCCGGAGAGCCCCCCTGGTGCACAGCAGCGACGAGCTGGACTCGCTGCTCTCGCAGGACGAGGAGGACGAGGCCGATGTGAGGCGGGCACAG GAGGACGCGCGGAGGCTCCCGGCGCCCCTGGCCTGGCCCCGCTCCCGGGGCTGGTCCCGCTCCAAATCCGCGTCGCTCGGTGTCATCGCCAGTGTCCCCGGCGAGGAGG ctgccAAAATTCCCCCGTTCgcctcccagcagagcctggtcAGCGGGTGa
- the LOC131590568 gene encoding splicing factor, arginine/serine-rich 19-like isoform X4 yields the protein MKSRLDPAVLGWPERPALSGTGTPPPENLELPESLEPPQILEPPHIAPGPCGGVPAGVPPPRRRCVSVLEPGTAWDEEEEEEEEEEEERGPAVSLRRSGTLRGSLDPFRRHSWEPGKEPRGIPGYDQLSGSPELGSSAEQLGGLWRHRRDPRRAPLVHSSDELDSLLSQDEEDEADVRRAQEDARRLPAPLAWPRSRGWSRSKSASLGVIASVPGEEAAKIPPFASQQSLVSG from the exons ATGAAATCCCGCCTGGATccggctgtgctgggctggccCGAG CGTCCGGCCCtgagcggcaccgggacccccccccccgaAAACCTGGAGCTCCCCGAGAGCCTggagcccccccaaatcctggagcCCCCCCACATCGCCCCCGGGCCCTGCGGGGGGGTCCCCGCGGGGGTCCCGCCCCCGAGGCGCCGCTGCGTGTCCGTCCTGGAGCCCGGCACGGcctgggatgaggaggaggaggaggaggaggaggaggaggaagagcgggGCCCCGCGGTGTCCCTGCGGAGATCCGGGACGCTCCGGGGCTCCCTGGACCCTTTCCGCCGGCACAGCTGGGAGCCGGGGAAGGAGCCGCGGGGCATCCCGGGCTACGACCAGCTCAG cGGGAGCCCCGAGCTCGGCTCCAGCGCGGAgcagctgggggggctctggcGGCACCGCCGGGACCCCCGGAGAGCCCCCCTGGTGCACAGCAGCGACGAGCTGGACTCGCTGCTCTCGCAGGACGAGGAGGACGAGGCCGATGTGAGGCGGGCACAG GAGGACGCGCGGAGGCTCCCGGCGCCCCTGGCCTGGCCCCGCTCCCGGGGCTGGTCCCGCTCCAAATCCGCGTCGCTCGGTGTCATCGCCAGTGTCCCCGGCGAGGAGG ctgccAAAATTCCCCCGTTCgcctcccagcagagcctggtcAGCGGGTGa